Proteins encoded together in one Dermacentor variabilis isolate Ectoservices chromosome 2, ASM5094787v1, whole genome shotgun sequence window:
- the LOC142570636 gene encoding uncharacterized protein LOC142570636 yields the protein MFKNENGRIRFVAKMPSRVPIEERRRIVRLSIERVPQREICRRTRRSRTSVNRIIQAYRDEYGRIADAQRSGRPRLTTLEEDQQIVAAAVVDPFLNARKIRDALDLSCCSETIRSRLREAGLMNCVAAQKPHLTTKQREERLNFARAFEQWTAEEWREVIFTDESTFSTRWDQQQRLWRPLNSRYDPGHIHSVLSSRRCSDNAASAGMTTPTKPPNLSMKGVNVS from the exons agaacggtcgcattcgtttcgtcgcaaaaatgccatcccgggtgccgatcgaggagagaaggcgcatcgtgcggcttagcatagaacgtgtccctcagcgtgaaatctgccgccgcactaggaggagcagaacatcggtgaaccgcattattcaagcctatagggatgaatacggcagaattgctgatgctcagcgcagtgggcggccaaggcttacaacgctggaagaggaccaacagatagttgctgccgctgttgttgacccctttctgaacgccaggaaaattcgcgacgcactggacctcagttgctgcagcgagactatcaggagcagactgcgagaggcaggtctcatgaactgcgttgccgctcagaagccgcacctgacgacgaagcagagggaagagcgactgaattttgcccgagcgttcgagcaatggactgcagaggagtggcgggaggtcatcttcacggatgagtcaacgttcagcacacgctgggaccaacagcagcgtctgtggcgtccgttgaacagcag atatgaccccggccacatccacagcgtgctcagcagccgccgctgctcg gacaatGCAGCATccgcgggaatgaccacgccgacgaagccgcccaaTCTGTCCATGAAAggggtcaacgtgtcttga